A stretch of DNA from Methylogaea oryzae:
GCGACCACCAGGCCGGCCGTCACGTCGCGTAAACCGTTCAACGCCACGTTACCCGCCAACAAGTCTTCGTAGCGGGCGTCGAATAGGTGGAAAAACTGTTTCAAGCGGTTGATCAACATGCCGACCTCTCTTGTTTTCATTCGCCGTTGTGGCGTGTGCGTTACGCGTTAGATCCCAGTACATCCTGGGTCGGGCCGGTCATTTGGGCCGGCTGCCTAGGGCCGCCTCGCTTGTGTATCGGGTCGAAACCATGGACGGCCACCAAGATATAGTTAATAAATCCTTAAGGCAATAGATTTTACGAGGACGCGCGATCATCGGCGTCTATGCCTCGAGGTTCAGTTCCTTGATTTTGCGGCTCAGGGTATTGCGGCCGTAGCCCAATAACTTGGCCGCCCGCTGCCGGTGGCCGTTGGTGAATTGCAGCGCCGCCTCGATCAGCGTGCTTTCGGCTTCTTCCAGGGCGTCCTTGGCGATGTCGCTATCGCCCACGCGCAGCCTGAATACCGCCCATTGTCGAAATATGCTGACCCAGTCGGAGGATTCCGTCGGGGCCAGGGGCTTGGTTTGCTGCAGCTCGATGGGCAGATCCTCCATGTGCACGACTTGGCCGATGGCCATCAAGGTCAGCCAGCGGCAGACGTTTTCCAATTGCCGCACGTTGCCCTCCCATTGCAAGCCGCACAGGTGTTCCACGATATCCGGATGCACCGTCCGGGGCTCGACGCCCAATTCGGCGGCGGTTTTCCTGAGGAAATGCTGCAGCAACAAGGGAATGTCTTGCCGGCGTTCGCGCAAGGCCGGCAAGTGAATGCGAATGACGTTCAAGCGATGAAACACGTCCGCGCGAAACCGGCCTTCCGCCACCAGCTGCTCCAGGTTCTGGTGGGTGGCGGCGATGATGCGCACGTCCACCTTCAGAGGCGTATGGGCGCCGACCGGATAGAGCTCCCCGTCGGCCAGCACGCGCAGCAAGCGGGTTTGCTGATCCAACGGCATGTCGCCGATTTCGTCCAGAAACAGGGTGCCGCCGTTGGCCTGTTCGAAACGTCCGACGCGGCGCGTCAGCGCGCCGGTGAACGCGCCGCGCTCGTGGCCGAACAGCTCCGATTCCAGCAAATCACGCGGAATCGCCGCCATGTTCAAGGCGATAAACGGCTTGCCGGCGCGGGGGCTGTGGCGATGCAGGGCGCGGGCGACCAATTCCTTCCCGGTGCCCGATTCGCCGTTGAGCAGCACGGTAACACTGGAGTAGGCCAAACGTCCGATGGCGCGGAACACCTCCTGCATGAGCATCGCGCTGCCGACAATTTCCGGGTTCGCCTCCACCACCTCCTGTGCGGGAATACCGTAGCTTTGCCGCTTGGCAAGGCTCAAGGCGCGATTCACCAGGGCGACGAGTTCCTTGGCGTTGACCGGTTTGGGCAAGCATCCGTAGGCGCCGTTTCGCCACGTCGGCTCTGACTCCGGCGAGCCGGACGGCTCCGTCATGGCGATCACAGGCACATGATTGGGCGTGCGCCAACCCGATCCGAATTCGCCCAGCGCCTCGGCCTCGGCCACCAGCACGCCGTTTTGACCGTGTGCCAGCTCGCCGGTCAATACGCCGGGATCGGCCACGTAGCGCACGTCGTAGCCGGCCTTCCCCAACGCCTTGGTCAGTTTCGTGCGGACGGAATGATCGCTTTCCATGATCCAAACACAGCCTGAATAATTCACAAGTCACTCCCCGAGGCTCGCATAGTGAATAGCGCTTTTACGATGGACCGTTGAGGCCAATTGCCCGATGGGATTAAGCGGCCAACTTCGGTTTCCGGCGCAGACGCCGAAACCCCGGACGATGTTATCGAGTCGATAAGATTATGGCAAGCTTAAATGATCTTCGCTGGCTCGAGCATGATGCCGGATCCCCGCAGAGCGGAAGAGGGGATGGACGCTCAACAACCGGCCGATCAGGCGTTATTGCCGGGGAATTCGGCGGCCGCGCGCTGGCGCTTCCCGGCAGGCAGCCCATAGGGCAACCGATGGCGTAAACTTGGCCCCGCCCATCTCGCCATCGCGGATAAGCCTGTCATGAACGAAGAAAGACGATCACGCGCCTCCTCCAGCCTCAGGCAATTTTTCGACGATCAAATCGAGCACCTGCAAAAACTGGTCGATGGCTTGGGCGGCCCCAGCCCGGAAGAGGCACGGCGGACGGAAGAAGA
This window harbors:
- the ntrC gene encoding nitrogen regulation protein NR(I), whose translation is MESDHSVRTKLTKALGKAGYDVRYVADPGVLTGELAHGQNGVLVAEAEALGEFGSGWRTPNHVPVIAMTEPSGSPESEPTWRNGAYGCLPKPVNAKELVALVNRALSLAKRQSYGIPAQEVVEANPEIVGSAMLMQEVFRAIGRLAYSSVTVLLNGESGTGKELVARALHRHSPRAGKPFIALNMAAIPRDLLESELFGHERGAFTGALTRRVGRFEQANGGTLFLDEIGDMPLDQQTRLLRVLADGELYPVGAHTPLKVDVRIIAATHQNLEQLVAEGRFRADVFHRLNVIRIHLPALRERRQDIPLLLQHFLRKTAAELGVEPRTVHPDIVEHLCGLQWEGNVRQLENVCRWLTLMAIGQVVHMEDLPIELQQTKPLAPTESSDWVSIFRQWAVFRLRVGDSDIAKDALEEAESTLIEAALQFTNGHRQRAAKLLGYGRNTLSRKIKELNLEA